In the Alteromonas sp. M12 genome, one interval contains:
- a CDS encoding class II fumarate hydratase: MTKFRIEKDSMGELEVPQNALYGAQTQRAVNNFKISHTPMPEAFIRSLIQIKSAAATANANLKGIEQETADAIKQACATLLKDNNLMLHFPVDVYQTGSGTSTNMNANEVIANLASKQSNLQIHPNDHVNFGQSSNDVIPTCIHVSAAIAIHHHLKPALVYLAKTIDEKSATLSGYCKTGRTHLMDAMPIRMDQSMSAWSAQIRQQISHLNSLQNAIQSLVLGGTAVGTGINSHSGFADEFSKILSQDTGISFVKADNFFAGIAAQDTAVSLSGLSKSIAVTFMKIANDLRWMNSGPLAGLGEIALPALQPGSSIMPGKVNPVIPEAVAMVSAQVIGNDAAITVGGQSGNFELNVMLPMIALNLLSSIELLSNAAMSLADNAIRDFEVNHENLEKPLHKNPILVTALNPIIGYSKAAEIAKQAYKEKRPIIDVAAENTDIPRAKLSELLDPMKLTKNES; this comes from the coding sequence ATGACTAAGTTTCGAATCGAAAAAGATAGCATGGGCGAGCTTGAAGTTCCTCAAAATGCCCTGTACGGCGCGCAAACTCAAAGAGCGGTTAATAACTTTAAGATAAGTCACACTCCTATGCCTGAAGCATTTATCCGCTCACTTATCCAAATAAAATCAGCTGCAGCAACTGCAAACGCGAATCTTAAAGGTATCGAGCAGGAGACTGCGGATGCAATTAAGCAAGCATGCGCTACCTTATTAAAAGACAACAATCTTATGCTGCATTTTCCTGTTGATGTGTATCAAACTGGATCAGGCACCAGCACTAACATGAATGCCAATGAAGTTATTGCCAACCTAGCGTCGAAGCAATCCAATTTACAAATCCATCCCAATGATCACGTTAATTTTGGACAAAGCAGTAATGATGTGATCCCTACTTGCATTCATGTTAGTGCCGCAATAGCCATCCACCACCATCTTAAACCGGCTTTGGTTTATCTAGCGAAAACCATTGATGAAAAGTCGGCAACATTAAGCGGTTATTGTAAAACAGGCCGTACCCATTTGATGGATGCGATGCCAATTCGAATGGACCAGAGCATGTCTGCTTGGTCAGCGCAGATTAGGCAACAAATTAGCCATTTAAATAGTCTACAAAATGCTATTCAATCCCTTGTGCTAGGTGGCACTGCGGTTGGTACTGGAATCAATTCCCATTCCGGTTTCGCCGACGAATTTTCGAAAATTTTAAGCCAAGATACGGGAATTTCCTTTGTTAAAGCAGACAATTTTTTTGCTGGTATAGCTGCTCAAGATACCGCCGTGAGTTTGTCGGGTTTAAGCAAATCTATAGCCGTTACTTTTATGAAAATTGCTAACGATTTACGCTGGATGAACTCCGGACCTTTAGCTGGGCTTGGCGAGATTGCGTTACCTGCATTGCAACCTGGCTCTTCAATTATGCCAGGTAAAGTCAATCCGGTTATACCTGAAGCTGTTGCCATGGTATCTGCACAGGTAATAGGCAATGACGCAGCAATAACGGTTGGAGGTCAATCAGGGAATTTTGAATTGAATGTAATGTTGCCTATGATTGCGCTAAATCTGTTGTCTAGCATAGAGTTATTATCCAATGCGGCAATGTCTCTGGCCGATAATGCGATTCGTGATTTCGAAGTGAATCACGAGAACCTAGAAAAGCCATTACACAAAAACCCGATTTTAGTCACAGCTTTAAACCCTATTATCGGCTACTCAAAAGCCGCTGAAATAGCGAAGCAAGCATACAAAGAAAAACGGCCGATCATTGATGTAGCAGCGGAAAATACCGATATTCCAAGAGCCAAATTAAGCGAATTACTTGATCCTATGAAACTTACCAAAAATGAATCATAG
- a CDS encoding ankyrin repeat domain-containing protein: MKTLIHVCLIMLVVFGSNPSFAHKSERSSQLKKLYFDAARNGDIELLSTFYNAGLSVNIANEKGYTALILSAYNGQTETVNYLLSVEDINPCQEDIKGNTALMGAIFKGNFRIAKSLMGLDCEVDQGNQTLADKFKPSKP; encoded by the coding sequence ATGAAAACCTTGATTCATGTCTGTTTGATTATGCTTGTTGTATTCGGGTCTAATCCATCATTTGCCCATAAAAGTGAACGAAGCAGTCAACTTAAAAAGCTTTATTTTGATGCTGCTAGAAACGGTGATATTGAATTACTATCGACCTTTTACAATGCCGGTCTATCAGTCAATATCGCTAACGAAAAAGGTTACACTGCATTGATTTTATCTGCTTACAATGGCCAAACTGAAACCGTTAACTATTTACTCAGTGTAGAGGATATCAATCCATGCCAAGAAGACATTAAAGGAAATACTGCGTTAATGGGCGCTATATTCAAGGGCAATTTTCGCATTGCTAAATCTTTGATGGGGCTGGACTGTGAAGTTGATCAAGGCAATCAAACTTTAGCTGACAAATTCAAACCATCTAAACCATAA